One Brockia lithotrophica genomic region harbors:
- a CDS encoding 8-amino-7-oxononanoate synthase, producing MRIVAPFGESGAPPFVTPIVPLVVGTAGQACRVSAALRARGILAVAIRPPTVPDGTARLRFSVSAAHSPDDLARAAEAAAWALERFQLLR from the coding sequence TTGCGCATCGTCGCCCCCTTCGGCGAAAGCGGCGCGCCGCCCTTTGTCACGCCGATCGTCCCGCTCGTCGTCGGCACGGCCGGCCAGGCGTGCCGCGTCTCCGCGGCGCTTCGGGCACGGGGCATCCTCGCCGTCGCCATCCGGCCGCCGACGGTGCCGGACGGGACGGCGCGCCTCCGCTTTTCGGTCTCGGCGGCCCATTCGCCCGATGATCTCGCCCGCGCGGCGGAAGCGGCGGCCTGGGCGCTCGAGCGGTTTCAGCTTCTTCGTTAA